Proteins encoded in a region of the Vicia villosa cultivar HV-30 ecotype Madison, WI linkage group LG5, Vvil1.0, whole genome shotgun sequence genome:
- the LOC131604326 gene encoding uncharacterized protein LOC131604326 produces the protein MARSRRTMLLKENRSKRQKYSPHQQFPLEATINTTMSFTPRQPLSELTPSFQNSTTTTRIDGQSQHLSVDIEGSGPSATRHAFKTNIRSRGIDTLATNLFSKFASSSTTSENAGCTPSSLKANQKRCPDENFVGEGGGSSTIHMLVQSLCISHQLIYQLSAIPYLLIKITHLTIYLTVLLLSVHITCVTRLPQIPRPVRGRPKNHYGVPNMAMNLTRKFPILEREEGHHTVNLNLGYTGQISCVYAPKRRRGRPRKHMRDPESGLNLNTQRPTQTSSRLHPIPNDTPGPSNVINTPRPARQIEEISKNHVSHEVTQMSQSTPNHQRRTEPTCPIFTPTVNMDFNTDSDDDSDYDPFAAYLSDEENFSESEDLEAPFTINDNATGHSEEYYDIGSPLIECCYCKARMWYQERMHKSTHSANPKFMMCCGNGKVELPMLRQPPVYNMMFAFTSPGAKIDNRFNNGRGPPTMRIQGQTCHRIGSLLPPQGQKPKFAQLYIYDTENEAENRMHGLRNKENIDSDVVNQLSKMLYEYNPHAKSFQMAKQWLANGETQNLKLRLISNRSTDGRVYNQPTVSEVAALVVGDIDTAEMRDIIMQTRGGGLQRINELHAAYMAYQYPLIFPYGEDGYRPDVAHRDLPGNNNSIRNRLTIREFLTLLSSRRLFQQFLVDGYTMLESEKLEWLRKNQPKLRVSKYNSLNEEGDQSQAQGNSIGKRVVLPSSFVGGRRFMDQLYYDGMAICSKVGFPDLFITFTCNPNWPEIQRVLRPLHLKPQDRPDIISRVFKIKFDQLLTDLTKKGVLGKVLAYMYTIEFQKRGLPHAHILIFLHPSNKYPGPEDIDKIISAEVPDPETHPRLYSLVKAHMVHGPCGLANPKTPCTKDGRCTKFYPKKFQPTTIVDQEGYPVYRRRDNKHTIEKNGLIFHSGHVVPHNPSLLLKYEAHINMEWCNQSTSIKYLFKYINKGSDRISAIIQGQDKNNVDEIKQYLDCRYISPSEACWRIFSYSIHGRKPAVERPSVTESMFTAWFEANKTYEEARLLTYGDFVSKFVYHKRSRSWKPRKRGYTIGRLIWVPQSTGELFYLRMMLTCKKGPLSYQDIKTVDGKRLKTFRDACFAMGFLQDDREFVEAIKEAHQWGSGHFLRKLFVTMLLSSSMNRPEHVWRKTWMYLSDGILYDQRVFARDQEIFSALKLCFSLFGIIGLTMCDAELKERTLMAIETLLQNNNRSLKDFKTMPYPKDYVETFTGNRLLYDERQYDVLAQQQLFESLYASLTDEQRSIFEEIMTAVEKQEGGVFFLYGYGGTGKTFMWNTLSAALRSKKKIVLPVASSGIASLLLPGGRTAHSRFKIPVPTLENSICNIEKQDHLAELLKMTDLIIWDEAPMANKFCFESLDKSLRDIMSADTNASKRVFGGKVVVFGGDFRQILPVIPRGTRSDIIHATINASYIWDHCKVLRLTKNMRLQVGQPTSTNDEIRSFSEWILKIGDGTMCEPNDGYADICIPEEFLISNFSDPIKGIVEDTYPDLIHNYLDSTYLQSRAILASTIEVVDDINQYITNLLPGIQVFFPLYCWTYILSKYSSFSIVVGEEKEYFSSDSIDKSDANSFDAYEHVTPEFLNALKTSGLPNHSIKLKVGATIMLMRNLDQSEGLCNGTRLTVTRLAAHVIEAKIISGKNVGNLFYIPRMSLSPSQSPWPFKLVRRQFPIIVSFAMTINKSQGQSLDNVGLYLPKEVFSHGQLYVAISRVRSKKGLRILIHDKDKEPMLSTTNVVFKEVFHNI, from the exons ATGGCACGATCAAGAAGGACAATGCTTTTGAAAGAGAATCGTTCCAAACGTCAAAAATACAGCCCTCACCAACAGTTTCCTCTCGAGGCAACTATTAACACTACAATGTCATTCACGCCGAGGCAACCTCTGTCCGAATTGACTCCATCCTTTCAAAACAGTACTACAACAACGAGAATTGATGGACAGTCACAACATTTGAGTGTAGATATTGAAGGTTCGGGACCGAGCGCAACAAGACACGCCTTTAAAACAAATATAAGGTCCCGAGGGATAGATACATTAGCaacaaatctattttcaaaatttgcatccagctctacgACGAGTGAAAATGCGGGATGTACTCCTTCCTCATTAAAAGCTAATCAAAAACGGTGTCCGGATGAAAACTTCGTCGGTGAAGGTGGAGGTTCTTCTACGATACACATGTTAGTGCAATCCCTATGTATTTCACACCAACTTATTTACCAACTTAGTGCAATCCCTTACTTGCTTATCAAGATAACACATTTAACAATTTATTTAACTGTGCTATTGTTGTCTGTTCATATAACTTGTGTGACAAG ATTACCACAAATTCCCAGACCGGTGAGAGGTAGGCCTAAGAATCACTACGGAGTTCCAAATATGGCTATGAACTTAACCAGAAAGTTTCCTATACTTGAAAGAGAGGAAGGGCATCACACGGTGAATCTGAACCTTGGTTACACCGGTCAAATAAG TTGTGTTTATGCTCCCAAACGACGTAGAGGCCGGCCAAGAAAACATATGCGTGATCCAGAGTCAGGACTGAATTTGAATACACAGCGACCAACACAAACCAGTAGTCGGCTGCACCCCATTCCAAATGATACACCCGGACCAAG TAATGTCATTAACACACCGCGCCCTGCTCGGCAAATAGAAGAGATATCCAAGAATCATGTTTCTCACGAGGTCACGCAAATGTCACAGTCCACGCCCAATCACCAACGCAGAACCGAGCCAACATGTCCTATTTTTACACCTACGGTTAATATGGATTTTAATACTGACTCCGACGACGACAGCGACTACGACCCGTTTGCAG CATACCTATCCGACGAGGAAaacttttctgaatcagaagatcTTGAAGCGCCTTTTACAATCAATGACAATGCAACTGGACATTCAGAGG AATATTACGATATCGGTTCCCCACTTATCGAATGTTGTTATTGCAAAGCAAGGATGTGGTATCAGGAAAGGATGCACAAAAGTACACATTCAGCTAACCCAAAGTTTATGATGTGTTGTGGTAACGGCAAGGTTGAATTACCAATGCTAAGACAACCTCCCG TATACAATATGATGTTTGCATTCACATCCCCGGGAGCAAAGATAGACAATCGTTTTAACAATGGTCGCGGCCCTCCAACAATGAGGATACAAGGTCAAACGTGTCATCGAATTGGAAGTTTGCTCCCTCCTCAAGGGCAAAAGCCGAAATTtgcacaattatatatatatgacacggAAAATGAAGCCGAAAACCGTATGCATGGACTTAG GAACAAAGAGAACATTGATTCTGATGTAGTAAACCAGCTGTCCAAAATGCTGTACGAATACAATCCTCACGCAAAGAGCTTTCAGATGGCGAAACAATGGTTAGCCAATGGGGAAACTCAAAATCTCAAACTACGCCTCATTTCTAACCGATCGACCGATGGAAGAGTGTATAACCAACCTACTGTGTCTGAAGTCGCGGCCTTGGTCGTTGGTGATATTGACACGGCGGAAATGCGTGATATCATTATGCAAACAAGAGGTGGGGGACTTCAAAGAATCAACGAATTGCATGCAGCTTACATGGCATACCAgtatcctttgatttttccttatgGTGAGGACGGTTATAGACCTGATGTAGCTCACAGGGACTTGCCTGGCAACAATAACAGCATACGAAATAGGCTCACAATTCGGGAATTCTTG ACTTTATTATCTTCTAGAAGGTTGTTCCAGCAGTTTCTGGTCGATGGTTACACAATGTTAGAGTCTGAGAAACTAGAATGGTTACGTAAAAATCAACCAAAACTTCGAGTTTCCAAGTACAACTCTTTGAATGAAGAGGGAGACCAAAGTCAGGCCCAAGGGAACAGCATAGGCAAACGAGTGGTATTGCCTTCTTCCTTTGTTGGAGGACGTAGGTTTATGGATCAATTGTACTATGATGGAATGGCTATATGCAGTAAAGTTGGATTTCCTGATTTGTTTATTACCTTTACTTGTAATCCAAATTGGCCCGAGATTCAAAGAGTACTTAGACCTCTTCATTTGAAACCTCAAGATCGACCGGATATCATCTCAAGagtcttcaaaatcaaatttgatCAATTGCTTACAGATTTAACCAAAAAAGGTGTTCTTGGCAAAGTACTTGCCT ACATGTACACCATTGAGTTTCAAAAGAGAGGATTGCCTCATGCCCATATATTGATCTTCTTGCATCCTTCAAACAAATATCCAGGTCCAGAAGACATTGACAAGATCATTAGTGCTGAAGTGCCCGATCCCGAAACACACCCTCGGTTGTACAGTTTGGTCAAAGCTCACATGGTTCATGGTCCTTGTGGTTTGGCAAATCCCAAAACACCTTGCACGAAAGATGGAAGGTGCACCAAGTTTTACCCTAAGAAATTTCAACCTACGACGATCGTGGACCAAGAAGGGTATCCTGTTTATAGGAGAAGAGACAACAAACACACCATTGAAAAAAATGGACTCATCTTTCATAGTGGTCATGTTGTTCCTCACAATCCAAGTTTGTTGTTGAAGTACGAAGCCCACATTAACATGGAATGGTGCAACCAAAGTACTTCTATCAAATACCTCTTCAAGTATATAAACAAAGGTTCTGATAGAATTTCTGCAATCATACAAGGCCAAGATAAGAACAACGTCGACGAAATCAAACAATATTTGGATTGTCGATACATCTCCCCAAGTGAAGCATGCTGGAGGATATTTTCCTATTCTATACATGGCAGAAAGCCAGCCGTAGAAAG ACCAAGTGTAACAGAGTCTATGTTTACAGCATGGTTCGAAGCAAACAAGACTTATGAAGAAGCAAGATTACTAACTTATGGGGACTTTGTTTCTAAATTTGTTTATCATAAAAGAAGTCGATCTTGGAAACCAAGGAAACGAGGGTATACCATTGGTCGACTCATTTGGGTTCCTCAAAGCACTGGGGAGTTGTTTTATTTAAGGATGATGCTCACTTGCAAAAAAGGCCCTTTATCCTATCAAGACATCAAGACGGTTGACGGTAAGAGACTAAAAACATTTCGAGATGCATGCTTTGCAATGGGGTTTTTACAAGATGATCGCGAATTTGTCGAGGCCATCAAAGAGGCACATCAGTGGGGTTCAGGTCATTTTTTACGCAAGCTTTTTGTTACCATGTTACTATCTTCATCGATGAATAGACCGGAACACGTTTGGAGAAAGACTTGGATGTATTTATCAGATGGCATTCTTTATGATCAACGAGTATTCGCAAGAGATCAAG AAATTTTTTCAGCATTGAAactttgtttttctttattcGGTATCATAGGTCTGACGATGTGTGATGCCGAGCTAAAAGAACGAACACTCATGGCTATTGAAACACTGTTGCAAAATAATAATCGAAGTTTGAAGGACTTCAAGACCATGCCATATCCTAAAGACTATGTCGAAACCTTTACAGGAAATCGACTCCTTTATGATGAACGGCAATATGATGTTCTTGCTCAACAACAACTGTTTGAAAGTCTCTACGCTTCTCTTACAG ATGAACAAAGGAGCATCTTTGAGGAAATCATGACTGCTGTAGAAAAGCAAGAAGgaggagttttttttttatatggctACGGTGGCACTGGTAAGACCTTCATGTGGAACACTCTATCAGCAGCACTTAGGtctaagaaaaaaattgttttgccGGTTGCTTCAAGTGGGATTGCAAGTTTGTTGTTACCAGGTGGAAGAACTGCTCATTCTAGATTTAAGATTCCTGTCCCTACTTTGGAAAATTCCATATGcaacattgaaaaacaagatcACCTTGCTGAGCTTCTAAAGATGACAGATCTAATCATATGGGATGAGGCTCCTATGGCTAACAAGTTTTGCTTTGAATCACTTGACAAATCCTTGAGAGATATTATGAGTGCAGACACAAatgcatctaaaagagtttttggaggAAAGGTTGTTGTCTTTGGAGGTGACTTCAGACAAATTCTCCCTGTTATACCGAGAGGTACTAGATCTGATATCATTCATGCAACAATCAATGCGTCTTACATTTGGGATCATTGTAAAGTCTTGAGGCTTACAAAGAACATGCGCTTGCAAGTTGGTCAACCTACTTCTACAAATGATGAGATAAGGAGTTTTTCTGAGTGGATTTTAAAAATTGGAGATGGTACCATGTGCGAGCCAAATGATGGCTATGCTGATATTTGTATTCCAGAAGAGTTCTTAATTTCCAACTTTTCAGATCCGATTAAGGGAATTGTTGAAGATACGTACCCTGATCTCATTCATAACTATCTTGATTCCACCTATCTTCAGAGTCGTGCAATCTTAGCTTCAACAATCGAAGTAGTCGATGATATCAACCAATATATAACAAACCTTCTTCCAGGTATTCAAGTTTTTTTTCCGTTA TACTGTTGGACATACATTTTATCTAAatattcatctttttcaattgttgtaggagaagagaaagaatactTTAGCAGTGATTCTATTGATAAATCTGATGCAAATAGCTTTGATGCATATGAGCACGTAACACCCGAGTTCCTAAATGCTCTTAAGACTTCGGGATTGCCTAACCATTCAATTAAGTTAAAAGTTGGTGCCACTATTATGTTAATGCGCAACTTAGACCAATCTGAAGGTTTGTGCAATGGTACCAGGCTAACTGTTACCAGGCTTGCTGCTCATGTCATTGAAGctaagatcatttctggaaaaaatGTTGGTAACTTATTTTATATTCCTAGAATGTCTCTGTCCCCTTCACAGTCACCGTGGCCATTTAAACTGGTGAGACGCCAATTTCCAATTATTGTTTCCTTTGCCATGACTATTAACAAGTCTCAAGGCCAATCGCTTGACAATGTTGGTTTGTACTTGCCAAAAGAAGTTTTTAGTCATGGGCAATTATATGTGGCTATCTCAAGAGTGAGATCCAAAAAGGGATTAAGGATTCTTATTCATGACAAAGATAAAGAACCTATGCTCTCTACCACCAATGTTGTATTCAAAGAAGTGTTCCATAACATTTGA
- the LOC131604325 gene encoding uncharacterized protein LOC131604325, protein MAAKMSRPPIFIQDLVKGNQVWKMHIRVVDLWVVSEKNGKQHLELVIVDEKGDKIHVTTWGRDFQDWIEVVKEHETYYLYNGEPVDNDGPFKVCFNPLKLIFNGGTTMSKVDLPEIPSHSYTFHPIERFLKGDFKHDMLYDVIGVLQDVVKTQQAGGGRKSCVNLTLRDVEGNVIELVLWQDYAKQFVTYTTPNNFVGPTIIVLTHSWCKTNAVSGLPCLSNAWSGSKLYINLEHPQVDEFKASFGSNLPVASQSLTCDSSVHSNNNFWTKLSEVKSIRAVSDFGRDCFATTIGTTTFFNASRFGWYFETSGKTDAERVTKFKLEVEVQYDNHTGVFVFWDKDVIPYTNHTATELREIMKKAGEDNPKIWPTHLDALLNRQMVFRIKYQSQFRRFSIVKILNEDGLYNKFDAYLAANEVKPAADLEMDTTSPSLNPNQDTQTCEQSSVAQPEEAANHKGSPSASCSSTPAKRVATSTSINDLIQADELTPKQSATKSKNGKKTKHLKKD, encoded by the exons ATGGCAGCGAAAATGTCAAGACCTCCCATTTTTATTCAAGATTTGGTGAAGGGAAATCAGGTCTGGAAAATGCACATTAGGGTGGTTGATTTGTGGGTTGTTAGTGAGAAAAATGGGAAACAACACCTTGAGTTGGTTATAGTGGATGAAAAG GGTGACAAGATTCATGTCACCACTTGGGGGAGAGACTTCCAAGATTGGATTGAAGTGGTCAAGGAGCATGAAACGTATTACCTTTATAATGGAGAGCCAGTTGACAATGATGGCCCTTTCAAAGTCTGTTTTAACCCACTTAAACTCATTTTTAATGGAGGGACTACCATGTCAAAAGTGGATTTACCAGAAATACCATCTCACAGCTACACTTTTCACCCTATTGAGAGATTTCTCAAAGGAGACTTCAAGCATGACATGCTGTATG ATGTCATTGGTGTATTACAAGATGTTGTGAAAACCCAGCAAGCAGGTGGCGGTAGGAAATCTTGCGTCAATCTCACTTTGCGTGATGTAGAAGGCAATGTGATTGAACTGGTGTTATGGCAGGATTACGCCAAACAGTTTGTAACCTACACTACCCCTAACAACTTTGTCGGTCCTACTATAATTGTTTTGACACATTCATGGTGCAAGACTAATGCAG TTTCCGGTTTACCATGTCTTTCGAACGCATGGAGCGGTTCTAAACTTTACATCAACTTGGAACATCCACAAGTTGATGAATTCAAAGCTAG TTTTGGATCCAACCTACCTGTTGCTTCACAATCATTGACTTGCGATTCATCTGTTCATTCTAACAACAATTTTTGGACCAAATTGTCTGAGGTCAAGAGTATCCGCGCAGTATCTGACTTTGGAAGG GACTGCTTTGCAACCACCATTGGAACTACCACCTTTTTTAATGCCTCCAGGTTTGGATGGTATTTTGAAACAAGCGGAAAAACGGATGCTGAACGCGTTACTAA GTTCAAACTTGAAGTTGAGGTGCAGTATGACAACCACACGGGGGTCTTTGTTTTTTGGGATAAGGATGTTATTCCTTATACTAATCACACTGCTACCGAATTAAGAGAAATCATGAAGAAG GCTGGAGAGGACAATCCTAAGATTTGGCCTACTCACCTAGATGCCCTGTTGAATAGACAAATGGTGTTTCGTATCAAATATCAATCACAATTCCGGCGATTCTCTATTGTGAAGATACTGAACGAAGACGGCCTTTACAATAAGTTTGACGCGTACCTCGCAGCGAATGAG GTAAAACCTGCTGCTGATTTGGAAATGGACACAACTTCTCCATCTCTTAATCCAAACCAA GACACACAAACTTGCGAACAATCGAGCGTTGCTCAACCAGAAGAGGCTGCTAACCATAAGGGGAGTCCTTCCGCAAGCTGCAGTAGTACTCCTGCCAAGAGGGTCGCTACATCAACCTCGATCAATGATCTCATTCAGGCCGATGAGCTCACTCCTAAACAATCGGCTACTAAGTCCAAGAATGGAAAAAAGACAAAGCACCTCAAAAAGGACTAA